One Faecalispora anaeroviscerum genomic window carries:
- a CDS encoding YitT family protein, with amino-acid sequence MTNKTSRLRTLLIKMALIILGATLSSIGLEIFLIPNNIIDGGIVGISIMSSYITHLPLGMFTFLLNLPFLIMGYRQIGKTFVISTLFAIICLSIGVSLLQPISGLTHDVFLAAIFGGIINGTGVGLIIRAGGSLDGTEMVAIIFDKKISFSIGEIVMFFNIFILGFAGLLYGWDRAMYSLVTYFIAFKVIDIVIEGFDNSKAVMIVSDCYSDIADALTARLGRGVTLLEGQGGYSKIETTVIYVVVSRLELTKLKSIVLGFDHDALITIGNVEVAGKKYRKRAIH; translated from the coding sequence ATGACGAATAAAACCAGTCGATTGCGAACACTGCTGATCAAAATGGCGCTGATCATCCTCGGCGCGACCCTTTCCTCCATCGGGCTAGAGATCTTTTTGATCCCGAATAATATCATTGACGGCGGCATTGTCGGGATTTCTATCATGAGCAGCTATATTACACATCTTCCGCTGGGAATGTTTACATTTTTGCTGAACTTACCTTTTTTAATCATGGGGTACCGGCAAATCGGAAAAACCTTTGTTATTTCCACTTTGTTTGCCATTATCTGTCTTTCGATTGGGGTTTCGCTGCTTCAACCTATTTCGGGACTGACGCATGATGTTTTTCTCGCGGCGATTTTCGGCGGCATTATCAACGGCACGGGCGTAGGTCTCATTATCCGGGCTGGTGGTTCGTTGGACGGAACGGAAATGGTGGCAATCATTTTTGACAAGAAGATCAGTTTTTCCATTGGCGAGATTGTGATGTTTTTCAACATTTTTATTCTCGGCTTCGCAGGCTTGCTGTACGGCTGGGATCGCGCGATGTATTCGCTTGTGACCTATTTTATCGCATTCAAGGTGATTGATATTGTCATAGAGGGCTTTGATAATTCCAAGGCAGTCATGATTGTTTCCGACTGTTATTCGGATATTGCGGATGCACTGACCGCCAGACTTGGCAGAGGTGTAACGCTGCTCGAAGGGCAGGGCGGTTATTCTAAAATTGAAACAACGGTAATTTATGTTGTAGTGTCGCGCCTTGAGCTGACGAAGCTGAAATCTATTGTTCTCGGGTTTGACCACGACGCCCTGATCACCATCGGGAACGTTGAGGTTGCGGGCAAAAAGTACCGTAAGAGAGCGATCCACTAA